One part of the Sardina pilchardus chromosome 5, fSarPil1.1, whole genome shotgun sequence genome encodes these proteins:
- the LOC134079722 gene encoding odorant receptor 131-2-like yields the protein MQNTTDPDSANFSSPLNNGLAVKAFLSMTPCFSFLYVNVIMMFTLRSKEIFCETPRYILFGQLLLSESLQLSSSILSYLLALARLYLVSYGCALYYLIQRIINAISPLFLALMSLERYIAICFPLRHAAIANRRRTTVAVIVVWLLGMFIWIVELTARMMLEILSPNKQVFCLDYGHVQIEISFSISQTFTGIIFVSVSLVTVYTYIAILVTAKSATSNKTSASKAHRTILLHMVQLALCLVSTLFSLLRRSLAVSKLRPVVIYQVQYVLFVSVIIFPRCLSPLIYGLRDKTFCAAFKYNFLFCMNRKVEPAACVV from the coding sequence ATGCAGAATACAACAGATCCAGATTCTGCTaacttttcctctcccctcaaTAACGGACTTGCTGTGAAAGCCTTTCTCTCTATGACCCCCTGTTTCTCCTTCCTGTATGTCAATGTGATCATGATGTTCACTCTGAGGTCTAAAGAGATATTCTGTGAAACCCCTCGGTACATACTGTTTGGTCAGTTACTTTTGTCGGAGTCTCTACAGCTGTCCTCGAGCATTTTGTCCTACCTGCTTGCCTTAGCACGGCTATACCTGGTCAGTTATGGCTGTGCTCTCTACTACCTCATTCAGAGAATCATTAACgccatctcccctctcttcctggcTCTCATGTCCCTGGAGCGGTACATAGCCATCTGTTTCCCCCTTCGCCACGCAGCCATCGCTAACAGAAGGCGGACCACTGTGGCAGTCATTGTTGTATGGCTACTGGGCATGTTCATTTGGATTGTTGAGCTGACTGCCAGGATGATGTTGGAGATTCTCTCTCCAAACAAGCAGGTTTTCTGTTTAGACTATGGACATGTCCAAATAGAGATCTCTTTCAGCATCAGCCAGACTTTTACTGGCATTATATTTGTATCTGTGAGTCTTGTAACAGTCTACACATACATTGCCATTTTAGTGACGGCCAAGTCAGCAACCTCTAACAAGACATCAGCGAGTAAGGCCCACAGAACGATCCTCCTGCACATGGTGCAGCTGGCCTTGTGTCTGGTGTCCACACTGTTCAGCTTGCTGCGCAGGTCCCTGGCGGTGAGCAAGCTGAGGCCGGTGGTCATATATCAGGTGCAGTACGTGCTGTTTGTCAGCGTCATCATCTTCCCTCGCTGCCTCAGTCCTCTGATCTACGGCCTGCGAGATAAAACCTTCTGCGCTGCTTTTAAGTACAACTTCCTGTTCTGCATGAACAGAAAAGTAGAGCCTGCAGCGTGTGTTGTTTAG